In Triticum aestivum cultivar Chinese Spring chromosome 5B, IWGSC CS RefSeq v2.1, whole genome shotgun sequence, the following proteins share a genomic window:
- the LOC123115702 gene encoding uncharacterized protein — MDMAASVSSWVPPSLPESAAAAASGLVLLDRWCYIADLPNNTTAEGTTSTGLPIKVTLRAARPPHLSHFCVHCPGLDFRRTGPKIVATDAHLVLLCVPIHPNSATGASDWDYFVYSPRAQRLDPICLDDSATALISRQDGACYAVAALGYANPLYDGGALIRWEFRLHLYRSSSNSKAWVSKRLSLNKFKRDKLIPLPAAVDRLYHETGKTITIGGEHGTVAWVDLWRGIFFCDVLKKRPLLRDVPLPVPARSNWDRLLRNDDPGYFRDVTISRNKDSIKYVELEFRSIEVLNPATTPVSYTDWVAVQNSSRKSHQVIRDGWKSTTWSMAIPVGLQERWNHDCVFDVKDVSLEPCLSDPMTMLSSKTMQELQVGYPILSMDDDVVYLLSETTPKHMDKLALMFAIDVRKSTLRGLAELDVKKFNYLSSFCTSEICRGT; from the coding sequence ATGGACATGGCTGCCTCCGTTTCCTCCTGGGTTCCACCTTCTCTTCccgagtccgccgccgccgccgcctcaggcTTGGTCCTCCTCGACAGGTGGTGCTACATCGCCGACCTTCCCAACAACACCACCGCCGAGGGCACCACCAGCACCGGCTTGCCTATCAAGGTGACCCTCCGCGCCGCCCGCCCGCCACATCTCTCCCACTTCTGTGTCCACTGCCCTGGCCTCGACTTCCGCAGAACAGGGCCCAAGATTGTCGCCACCGACGCACATCTCGTCCTCCTCTGCGTTCCCATCCACCCCAACAGCGCCACCGGAGCATCGGACTGGGACTACTTCGTCTACAGCCCGCGCGCCCAGCGGCTAGACCCCATATGCCTCGACGACTCCGCAACTGCCCTCATTAGCCGCCAAGACGGCGCTTGCTATGCCGTCGCTGCTCTCGGTTACGCTAACCCCCTGTACGATGGCGGCGCGCTCATTAGGTGGGAGTTCCGCCTCCACCTCTACAGATCCTCATCAAATTCTAAAGCTTGGGTCTCCAAGCGCTTGTCACTGAATAAGTTCAAGAGGGACAAGCTCATCCCTTTACCTGCAGCAGTCGACAGGCTATACCACGAGACGGGGAAGACCATCACAATTGGTGGCGAGCATGGCACGGTCGCCTGGGTGGACCTCTGGCGTGGCATCTTCTTTTGCGACGTGCTCAAGAAACGCCCACTGCTCCGGGATGTTCCACTGCCGGTGCCGGCAAGGTCTAACTGGGATCGCCTCCTCAGAAATGATGACCCCGGCTATTTCCGGGACGTAACTATCAGCCGAAACAAAGACTCGATCAAATATGTTGAGTTGGAATTCCGGTCAATAGAAGTGCTCAACCCCGCCACCACCCCTGTTTCCTATACCGACTGGGTGGCGGTGCAGAATTCCTCAAGGAAATCTCATCAGGTCATCCGTGATGGCTGGAAGTCCACAACATGGAGCATGGCAATACCGGTTGGTTTGCAGGAGCGCTGGAACCATGACTGTGTATTTGATGTTAAAGATGTCAGCTTGGAGCCATGCCTTTCTGATCCCATGACTATGCTGAGCAGCAAGACCATGCAAGAACTTCAAGTGGGATACCCCATCCTAAGCATGGATGATGACGTCGTTTACTTGCTTTCTGAAACCACACCCAAGCACATGGACAAGTTGGCACTGATGTTTGCTATTGATGTGAGGAAGTCAACACTGCGAGGATTGGCTGAgcttgatgtcaagaagttcaatTACTTGTCCAGCTTCTGCACTAGTGAGATCTGCAGGGGTACCTGA
- the LOC123110452 gene encoding beta-1,2-xylosyltransferase XYXT1 isoform X2, giving the protein MGSPKAARSKASQLGGIWRRRVGAPFAALLVAAILVLVVFTGRFPQGPDASSRFTPVHVDDSTPRTVSSTDQDLETSDSSKQEGEGGDQKIELDESSMEAMEEQKQPPEDTPASQGTTPANSDLNGEEGMTTTTAPDQEERNAGGSGSAPYTKCTPPPNSTVCDLSNSRFDICELCGDARTIGQSSTVMYVLHTQTSDGEEWSIRAQSRKNLPWIKKVTVKSLNTSQPAAKCTSKHAMPAIVFALGGLTANVWHDFSDVLVPLFLTARQFDRDVQLLVTNNQPWFSKKYMTILSKLTRHDIIDFDSDDQVRCYPHVIVGLRSHGDLGIYPNLSPQNYTMMDFRLFVREAYGLPAAKVAIPYKADRDDPDKKPRIMLIDRGKTRRFINAPYIVQGLEWFGFEVVKVDPKMDSSLDEFARLVDSCDAIMGAHGAGLTNMVFLRSGGVVVHIVPYGIEFMADGFYGKPARDMGLGHVKYSISPEESTLLEKYGWNHSVIKDPEAIRSSGWDKVGEVYMSKQDIVLNMTRFGPVLLKAIDFIM; this is encoded by the exons ATGGGGTCCCCAAAGGCGGCCAGGAGCAAGGCGAGCCAGCTGGGCGGCATCTGGCGCCGCAGGGTCGGCGCGCCCTTCGCCGCCCTCCTCGTGGCGGCcatcctcgtcctcgtcgtctTCACCGGCCGCTTCCCGCAGGGCCCCGACG CTTCCTCGCGGTTCACCCCGGTACATGTGGACGACTCCACACCCCGGACAGTCTCGTCCACGGACCAAG ACTTGGAGACATCTGATTCGTCAAAGCAAGAAGGGGAGGGGGGTGACCAAAAAATTG AGCTTGATGAATCTTCCATGGAGGCAATGGAAGAGCAGAAACAGCCTCCAGAGGACACTCCTG CATCTCAAGGCACTACTCCAGCCAACTCCGATTTGAACGGCGAGGAAGGGATGACGACCACGACAGCGCCGGACCAAGAAGAAAGGAATGCAGGAGGATCTG GTTCAGCACCATACACCAAGTGCACACCTCCACCCAACTCGACGGTCTGCGACCTCTCCAACTCGCGCTTCGACATATGTGAGTTGTGCGGCGATGCTCGCACCATTGGTCAGTCATCCACTGTCATGTACGTCCTACACACACAAACTTCCGACGGTGAAGAGTGGAGTATTCGAGCCCAGTCTCGAAAGAACCTTCCCTGGATCAAGAAGGTGACTGTCAAATCTCTGAATACCTCGCAACCAGCAGCAAAGTGCACCTCCAAGCATGCCATGCCAGCCATTGTATTTGCCCTTGGTGGGCTCACAGCAAATGTCTGGCACGACTTCAGTGACGTCCTTGTTCCACTGTTCCTCACTGCCCGCCAGTTCGACAGGGATGTTCAACTCCTCGTCACAAACAACCAGCCCTGGTTCAGCAAGAAGTACATGACAATCCTGAGCAAACTCACACGACACGACATCATAGATTTTGATTCAGACGACCAGGTCAGGTGCTATCCGCATGTGATTGTTGGTCTGAGGAGCCATGGTGACCTTGGCATCTATCCAAACTTGTCACCACAGAACTACACAATGATGGACTTCCGGTTGTTTGTCCGGGAAGCCTATGGTCTGCCTGCAGCCAAGGTGGCCATTCCCTACAAGGCTGATAGAGATGATCCTGACAAGAAGCCCCGCATAATGCTGATTGATCGGGGCAAAACCCGGAGGTTCATCAATGCACCGTACATTGTCCAAGGGCTGGAATGGTTTGGTTTTGAGGTGGTCAAGGTTGACCCGAAGATGGACTCTAGTCTTGATGAATTTGCCCGCCTTGTTGACTCGTGCGATGCAATCATGGGCGCGCATGGCGCGGGCTTGACTAACATGGTGTTCCTGCGATCAGGGGGAGTGGTGGTGCACATTGTGCCGTATGGGATTGAATTCATGGCTGATGGGTTCTATGGTAAACCGGCACGGGACATGGGCCTAGGCCATGTCAAGTACAGCATCAGTCCAGAGGAGAGCACGTTGCTGGAGAAATATGGGTGGAACCATAGTGTGATCAAAGACCCTGAAGCCATTAGGAGCAGTGGATGGGACAAGGTTGGGGAGGTTTACATGTCCAAGCAGGACATTGTCCTTAACATGACAAGGTTTGGGCCTGTTTTGCTGAAGGCAATAGATTTCATCATGTAG
- the LOC123110452 gene encoding beta-1,2-xylosyltransferase XYXT1 isoform X1, whose product MGSPKAARSKASQLGGIWRRRVGAPFAALLVAAILVLVVFTGRFPQGPDASSRFTPVHVDDSTPRTVSSTDQDLETSDSSKQEGEGGDQKIELDESSMEAMEEQKQPPEDTPETKPASQGTTPANSDLNGEEGMTTTTAPDQEERNAGGSGSAPYTKCTPPPNSTVCDLSNSRFDICELCGDARTIGQSSTVMYVLHTQTSDGEEWSIRAQSRKNLPWIKKVTVKSLNTSQPAAKCTSKHAMPAIVFALGGLTANVWHDFSDVLVPLFLTARQFDRDVQLLVTNNQPWFSKKYMTILSKLTRHDIIDFDSDDQVRCYPHVIVGLRSHGDLGIYPNLSPQNYTMMDFRLFVREAYGLPAAKVAIPYKADRDDPDKKPRIMLIDRGKTRRFINAPYIVQGLEWFGFEVVKVDPKMDSSLDEFARLVDSCDAIMGAHGAGLTNMVFLRSGGVVVHIVPYGIEFMADGFYGKPARDMGLGHVKYSISPEESTLLEKYGWNHSVIKDPEAIRSSGWDKVGEVYMSKQDIVLNMTRFGPVLLKAIDFIM is encoded by the exons ATGGGGTCCCCAAAGGCGGCCAGGAGCAAGGCGAGCCAGCTGGGCGGCATCTGGCGCCGCAGGGTCGGCGCGCCCTTCGCCGCCCTCCTCGTGGCGGCcatcctcgtcctcgtcgtctTCACCGGCCGCTTCCCGCAGGGCCCCGACG CTTCCTCGCGGTTCACCCCGGTACATGTGGACGACTCCACACCCCGGACAGTCTCGTCCACGGACCAAG ACTTGGAGACATCTGATTCGTCAAAGCAAGAAGGGGAGGGGGGTGACCAAAAAATTG AGCTTGATGAATCTTCCATGGAGGCAATGGAAGAGCAGAAACAGCCTCCAGAGGACACTCCTG AGACCAAACCAGCATCTCAAGGCACTACTCCAGCCAACTCCGATTTGAACGGCGAGGAAGGGATGACGACCACGACAGCGCCGGACCAAGAAGAAAGGAATGCAGGAGGATCTG GTTCAGCACCATACACCAAGTGCACACCTCCACCCAACTCGACGGTCTGCGACCTCTCCAACTCGCGCTTCGACATATGTGAGTTGTGCGGCGATGCTCGCACCATTGGTCAGTCATCCACTGTCATGTACGTCCTACACACACAAACTTCCGACGGTGAAGAGTGGAGTATTCGAGCCCAGTCTCGAAAGAACCTTCCCTGGATCAAGAAGGTGACTGTCAAATCTCTGAATACCTCGCAACCAGCAGCAAAGTGCACCTCCAAGCATGCCATGCCAGCCATTGTATTTGCCCTTGGTGGGCTCACAGCAAATGTCTGGCACGACTTCAGTGACGTCCTTGTTCCACTGTTCCTCACTGCCCGCCAGTTCGACAGGGATGTTCAACTCCTCGTCACAAACAACCAGCCCTGGTTCAGCAAGAAGTACATGACAATCCTGAGCAAACTCACACGACACGACATCATAGATTTTGATTCAGACGACCAGGTCAGGTGCTATCCGCATGTGATTGTTGGTCTGAGGAGCCATGGTGACCTTGGCATCTATCCAAACTTGTCACCACAGAACTACACAATGATGGACTTCCGGTTGTTTGTCCGGGAAGCCTATGGTCTGCCTGCAGCCAAGGTGGCCATTCCCTACAAGGCTGATAGAGATGATCCTGACAAGAAGCCCCGCATAATGCTGATTGATCGGGGCAAAACCCGGAGGTTCATCAATGCACCGTACATTGTCCAAGGGCTGGAATGGTTTGGTTTTGAGGTGGTCAAGGTTGACCCGAAGATGGACTCTAGTCTTGATGAATTTGCCCGCCTTGTTGACTCGTGCGATGCAATCATGGGCGCGCATGGCGCGGGCTTGACTAACATGGTGTTCCTGCGATCAGGGGGAGTGGTGGTGCACATTGTGCCGTATGGGATTGAATTCATGGCTGATGGGTTCTATGGTAAACCGGCACGGGACATGGGCCTAGGCCATGTCAAGTACAGCATCAGTCCAGAGGAGAGCACGTTGCTGGAGAAATATGGGTGGAACCATAGTGTGATCAAAGACCCTGAAGCCATTAGGAGCAGTGGATGGGACAAGGTTGGGGAGGTTTACATGTCCAAGCAGGACATTGTCCTTAACATGACAAGGTTTGGGCCTGTTTTGCTGAAGGCAATAGATTTCATCATGTAG